The region aaaattaatttaataaataattaaaaatattattaataaaaaaagaattattatttaataaataataacaattaaagagtcaaaaaataatatttaaaaagGAACATAAAGAATACATTtattaataatgataataatatCAATTAAAAGGACATTCAAAGAATATAAACAATAACTTAGTCGTACTTGAAGATTTCCACACAAAAAATTGTTATGTTAAAAATATCCTAATCAAATAAAAAATGTTAGAGAAATGTTAATAATCAATACAAATAAACTCAATAAAAATTTGCAACTATCACATGCATGTTAATCATATTATGCACATGATAGGAAAACAATCAAATGagtaaaagaaaataaaagaaaaatcaaatCAAATGAAATAGAAGAAATATTGGAAGATTTAATGAAATTCTTAAGAATTTGAGTGAAATTGTTAAATGACAACTTCCTCTgatttttaatataaaaaaaattcaatttttagACTTATTGAATAATTATATAGATTTGgatttaataaatttaaaaaacaaaattttcTTATATTGAGAATCATGGAATGTATATGCATTATCAactaaaaaataataatattttgaCGTTTAAAATTGATGTAAAAAAAGTTCATTTACTATATTAATGCATTTTCGAAATTCATGTAAATATAATATCACAAAGTAGAAAAGAGAGATATTGATATATGATATCAAATACGTTCTAaaatttgttttttaaataaCATAGTTCCAAATTAAAGCATTTTAAAATTCACTCATAAAAGAATCTATCAAAATTTATATACTTTTAAATATCAAGAAATTTTTATACAACAACGACAACCAAACTTTATCCGACTAAATGGAATCAGTTACATAAATCAACTTCCGCCATAATGTTTTATCTAAGACAATATTTTTATCCAAATTATTAATTTTAAGGTCTTtcttaataatttttttatacTTTTCCTAGGTCTTCCTCTATCTCTAGTTATTTAACTATTTTTCATCTGATATACTTTCGTTATCACAGAATCTACAAGTTTTCTCTCTACATGCTCAAACCACCGAAGTCTATTTTTCACCATCTTTTCGACTACAGATGATACCTCAATACTCTCTATAATATTGTCATTTATAATCTTTTCTACTATAGGTCTTACCACAACACTCTTTCCAATATTGTCATTTCTAATCTTATCATGTCTAGTCTTGCCACTAATCCAACTTAGCATCCTAATCTCTGTTATACTTATTTTATTCTCGTGTTGATTCTTAAGCGCCCAACATCTTGTCTCATACAACATTGCAGGCCTTACCGCAATCCGATAAAAAATTCTTCTTCAATTTGAGAGGTACATTTATGTCACATAAAATCCCTGAAGTCCCCCTCCATTTCAACGACCCAACTTGAATTTGATGGTTTATATCTCTCCACCGTTTGTATTACGGACCCAAATATTTAAATCACGTGAATTATGTGATGATATGGTTTCCAACTTTCACCTCTAGGTTAAAAACATTTTTCCTTTGCTGAATTTACATTCCATATATTCCGTCTTACTTCTACTTAGGCGAGAGTCATATGTTTCTAAAGCTCGTCTCCAACATCTCAATTAAATCTTCCTTCGCCTCTTCAAATAGAACTATATTATCTGCATACATCTCGGTGCTAGCTCTTGGATGTCATCCGTAAAGACATCCAAAATTAAAGTAAAAAAATATGTCTTAAGGTTGATCCTTGATTCAAACCTATTGTAATGGAAAAATCGTTTGTCTTTCCAATTTGTGTTTATACACTAGTTGATACCTCCTCCTTCGTACATATCATGGATAAATCAAATATATATAATCTTAACTTCTTCTTTAGGAATTTCTACACAATCTCACTAGACACACTATCCACACAAAAAAGTTATATATTGTGAAAAATCTTAAATGAATGTGAATACAAACCgtaattttttttatcaaaataaaatgtgtttatatatttttaatctttatatttcatttatttaatttatttatagCATGAAAAATCAACAATTAAATTAAATAGCATCATACATTAATTAATAGTATAATTTATATTTtcaaaattgaaaaaaaaaataataatcaaaGCAACATACTATTAATAGTACAATTTATATTCTTAAAACTAGCGTTCAGACGGGCACTGCCCGCTTTTTTTAATGCGCACAGCAGAGAAAAATAAATGTTCGTTTTTCTTTTTTGAGGTTTTTATTGTAGGTcgcattaaaaataatattattacactttgaaaatgataaacaaagatattcaaaattatatcgAAGCATGCAAAGTAATATTGATACTGTGTAATCAATAACGTTCTTTAAGAGGAATGTCGAACATGAAATCTCTATTCgaagtattttctttttccctGCAATTGTTTTCCGTAGTAAAGAAAAAATATAAGACtcttaaatttaaaaaaaaaaaagaacaagatagtaaaattaatagtaagtaGTGTAACAAGTTTTTTTTACCTTATAATGATTCGAATCAATTCTTCGTACATCTCTTTATCAATGCGCttttgagatttaaaaaactacaaatacGTGACAAAATGTCATATCATCAAAGAAATACATTTAAAACATTTTAATCGTTTGAATATAATATGGTTTATTGTGACACAAATAATACTTGGAGAATGAAGATACTTTGTTTTAGTCTAGATTTGGTAGAACAACAACTATGACTTGTTTCTGAATTACCTGGATTTCTGGTaaataaggaaaataatggaCTTAGTAAATATATATGGTTTTATTTACATAAACCATAAATATCAGTTAAATTCATGCATTCAAAAATATTCCAGAGTAATAATTTAAGTGAATTAAATAAAAACCTCTTCATCCTTTGAGATATTATTTCTCTTTTCACCATTTTCCAAAGTTGTGTTTTATCTGTTATCACTGTGGAGCTCCAACCGACAGAGCAAAGTATTTCATCCATCGGAAAACTACCTTGTGCAATTGAGTTTAAGAATTCTTGCTGGTATAAATCATGATTATCTCATTCAACCTCGTCAAACGACAACAAATTATGTTCTTCTCCTAAAAACTGGTTGATAATCATATGATTCAATTTATGGACATCATCATTTGTTGGTGTCAAAATAGCTCTTTGTACCATATATGGGGCATCCCAACCATGCAATTCTAAATTAGGAAAAATATGTTGGATTATCACTTGTATGGAATGGTCACCTTCCCATGGGATTGCAATATGTGAAGGTAACCTCACCATGTCATTTGGTTTGGTAGGTTCAACATCATCACCAATGCGAATAAGAAATTCTGCAAACTTTTGATCATGCAATGATCGCATATTTTGACGCAAATGCAAAATCGTGGTATAATTCCATAAATGAGACTGAACAATACACGCTGAAATCATTTGTGCCTTAGTACCTTTTCTTACAACACGAAGAACTTGACGAAAATCTCCCCCCATGATCATAACTTTTCCACCAAATGGATCATTGTTGCTACAAATGTCTTGTAATGATCGATTTAAGGCTTCCAAACAATTTTTGTTTGTCATTGGTGCTTCATCCCAAATTATTGCGGCAACAACTCTAATGAGATTTGCAATATCTTTTTGCTTTTGAATACCACAAATAGAACTCGGTTGTATATCAATATGTATCTAAAATCGAGAGTATGCAGTCCTATCACCGAGTAACAATGTTGCAGCTATACCAGATGATGCAGTTGCTAAGATAATTTCTCCTCTACTTCTTAAACTTGCAATTAATGCTCTATAAAGGAATGTTTTACGTGTTCCTCCTGGACCATCAACAAAAAATACCCCACTGTGTTTTTGAACAATTACATTCATAATGGTTTTGAATGCAATCATTTGATCATTATTTAACTTAGCAACAGATTCAATATCTTCATTGGGGATATCGACTGCTAACTCCTCTTGTATGATATTTGGAATTGCATCTATGTGTATTATATTAGGGGGTTAAAATGGAAGATCATAATCTTCAATTTTTTTATCGTGCAGGTTTAAGAGTTCATTCAAGTCCTTCAACAACATATTAGTTAAGTTTGATTCCATAATATTGTTAGTTGTTTGATAATCCTCTGCCATATGTGTAAAAAAATCATTCCAAAGGCCTATAACATAAGTAGGTTCACAAAATATTAAAATCGTCACGAATAACCTTCGTAAAGAATATGACATTCGGAGACTCGTAGCCTCAACCAAACAATCACGAATAGTCTGATCAGTCTCTAGAAATCCCCTATCCTTGGCTCATTTTTTGAATGTATTGAAAGTCATGCCATTATTTGTAAGAAGATATTCCCAACTGGTTGGACTTGTGACATGAGATAACAATAGTCGCAAGTAAAACTTATCTCCCTTCGAAGATGATGCCGTATAGATTCTCCCGATAACTTTTCTTGTTGACCGCCTGCGATGCCATTCCATGTCCCGCTTGTTCCAACAGTAATGCTCTGGAATCTCTCTATACAAATAATTTCTTGCTTGTGGATGTCGTAGATTCAATGCAAAGAATTGTGTGAGCATTATTTTGGAGTTGCTTTCATTATTTAACACATCTGCAATTCGCTGATGATCCTAAAAGCGCAATTGATGGCGGTTCGGCAAGTGGATATGCAATCTTTCAACCAAAGGATATAATCAGTAAAGAGTGAATTGAAATATTTTCCATAATGCCTCGGGAGCACAAATCCATCTTGCATCAACATATTGTTGAATTTTATCCATGTATGATCCTTTATGAACCTCCATAGCCACACGATCAGGGCCCTTGTACACATATTTATATAGATACATGATACCTTTAATGCTAGTGCAAATCTCTACATTGATGTGACAGTCATACTTTAACAGTAACCTAGAGTTATAAGGAACCACCCATCTATTATTGATAAACCTATCTCTACCTAATGATATAGATTCATCAAACCTTTTCCTATACTCGGGATATGAATCAGTGCCTTGACGTGTTTCATCCAAGAATTGTTTGGGATGCATTTTCTTACAACGTCCGTCTTTTATACATGGAGACTTTCGGTTGATTACGCCGCAAGGTCTGTGGATCATATGTTTTACAAGAGCTTCATTCAACTGTGGCTCACATTCTAATTGATGTATTTCTTCTCTTACCATACTATCATAATCTTTTGGGTCACGCAACTTATCGTTACTTTCTAAGACCAATAACATATGCACATGCGGAAGTCCTCGCTTTTGAAATTCAGTGACATACATGTAGCTTTTAACTTTTCCCAAGACTCCTTTATTAATAACATCATCCTTCAATTGCTCGAATTTCAAACGAAATATTCTTTTTAGCAAATCTGGACGATCTTGTGGTGTTTGAAAAGACAAAAGTTATGATGTTATCTCCCTCTAAGAAGGATTGCATGTCATTGTTAGAAAAATATCTGGTTTACAGTCATTAAGAACAGTAGACATGTCATCTTAATAACAATGTGTCATGTCTCGACGACCGCCAATAAATGATGATGGAAAAATTGTTCTTTTTCCAATGTTTTCTTTGATGATTCATGAAAGGAATTAGTATTAGAATACATGAATGATTAGCATTATAAGTAAAACTAATAACTAATCAAAAACTGTATATTTATGTTATATGAATTTGTACTCGTATTAGTTTCACCAACATGCAAAACATCCTGTGAACCTTGGTACAATTCAGCATGTATATCACTTTGGTGCTCTTTAATCCACCTTAACCTCCctgattcaattttgacataaTCGTCTACAACATATTGTTGCAATAGTCGACCCGCATTTAACAACATTGATTGATCATTTAGACAAATCTATAGTTGATTGAAAAAAATGTCGGTGTTAAATGTAGAGTTTTTTAAATAATGCTTAGCCAAGTATAATATCTATTAAAATTAATCTAAATTTACCTAAAGCATGTAACTGTAATATGATCGACATGACACTCTTCGTCCATTATAATTTATTGTGTTGACGTCCCAACCATGCATCCCAAATGAAAATAATAAAGGATATTGCAAAGGATCATAATATCCCTTTGTCTCTTAAACTTTTTTGAGATTTTCATCATGACGGATGACATTAATATCCCTTCCATATTCCGTAGAATCTGCATCACATCCAACAATAATTGTCGCAACTTGTTATGCAGTTGGAAGGTTGTATTGATGGTGATTACTTGGACGCTCCTTAAGTATGAGGCTACATTCACTGATATTAGTGAATTTGGAAGTAGTGACAGTAGCTTGAATCTAATTACAAAATGATTAAACTGATGGAATTAAATTAGGCCACACCAAAAGAGTCCCATTTATCTATAGGTATAGAtaaataacaatatataaagCCAAAAGTTTGTTTTAGTGTAGCTTATTTTTATTTCAAATCTAACCTTTtcaattttaaaaattaaaaattaattttaaaaaaatggcTGCACAGTTGAATGTATAACCTAGGTTTTTTACCTTTCCTTTTATATTTATTTTCATAGCAAGCAATAAAGGGGAGGTTAACAATGGAGATTATCAAAAGTGTAACTGTCAGAACAAATGAATGGAAAGTGGAAAATGGAAAGGAAAGAGAAGGGAAGAGGATAGATTTCATTCAAATCAGGCCCTCCACTATTCTCTATAGTCTTTAATCTCTATTTTTTATGTTCTCTTTAGTCTTTAATCTCTATTTTCTCTCTCTTTAATTCTCTTTATTCTTTAATCTCTATTTTATTGTTTTCTATAATTTTCTTTATTCTTTAATCTCTATTTTATTGTTTTCTTTAATCTTTATATCATCTGGTGGAAGGTATGCTATTCATTATtgttcttttattgttttcaatatcttttatttttttaacaCATAATCACAAAAGGTTGATAGACGTTCACTTCGAATACATTATTATTCCAGTTTTCAATCAACATAAGAAAAAGTAAATCCATAATTTTATACTaattttcataattttatgcTAATTTTTACGCGTTAACACGATAAAAAAGCGGATAAACAGGCACAGAGTGTCCGTTTGGACGCTAGTACAAATAAAAAATGTATGCAAGATGCCTCAATTAGAATATTTTAATATTGCATCATTTTAAATTTTATGTCACTTGAGTAAAATCTACATTTATTTGACACAAAATGTTTATGAACATACCTTGAGGACGACATGATAATGCACCATTTTCTCTAGCAGCCATGTTAACATATGATATTACCCCGTCCTCCAAAGCTTCATCAACATCCATATCATCTgatacaaaaataataattaatatatatatacATGTGTAAAAATTACTACTCGCATACTTAGAACAATATCCCTTATACCTGTATCAGATTGACTCATGTTGTTTCGTTGATTAAGTGATGTGCAATTACGACATGCGAGTTTAAATACATAAAATGAGATATGACGAAAGAGAACAAAATTATACAATGTGATATATAATGTATATATTGATCATCACCAACCAAGTGCAACATCATTAACATGTGTAATTCTACTTGGGCCGACTTCATTATCATGAGGTCCTTGAAAGTGTGATCTTGGAAAAGTCATATTTATAAAGTTTTGAAATGGAATTCTCGACTGACTGTTTATAGGGCGAGATGTTTGAGCTTGTTTATCTTTCTCTTTCCGCCGCCTATAATTTTCACGTCGTCTCGACAAATGGTTTTCTCTCTGCTCGTTGCTCATATTTTGTCTCCTCTTCCTTTCATTTTCGACCCTTCTTGATCTTTGTTGATGACTTGATATTTGACGGGTATTATTTTCCATTATGTTAATGTAACTGCCAAACACATATGTAATTTATAAGCAATATAAATTCACTAATCATGTTGAAAATATTAGTAAACATAGATCTGCTTTAAAATAagatattttttaaaataaagttaCACCAAAAATGATATTTgtaaaacatattttaaaaataaaatctaaaCTAAAAtatgtttattttccttttggAGGAAATCCTATAGATTGACAGTCTAGGTTAGTTAATAGACATTTCATGTAATgtaattttttaaattttttccaAATATATCAGTGGTTTATGAAGACAAGAGGAGCAGAATAAACATTTTTTAATAGTTAAATGTGTTTTGATATTAGCATATATAGAAGGAAAGAACCTAACCATTAATTGGTTTGGTTGACTAATAATTTTTGGGTTGTTTCTCCTCTCTGATTTGTCCTAAGCAGTTTATGCACAAAAAAGCAAACATATGTGGCAATTGCGAAGAAGAACAGAGAAATACAAAGAAAAAAGAATGTAACACTAAAGTGTGTAAACAACATGAATGACATGATGAAATAACAGAATAAGAATTTTGATTAAAACAATACCATGAGGTATGAACCAAAGAGTAGCATAGCAATAAAAGATACCAAACCAAGTATATTTGTAATTAAGATAGTTACGTAACTTAGTTTTGTGCAATGTAACTGCATCATAAGCAAAATCCTAATAATCACATAACCttaaattaaaaatcaaaactCAAAAGAACTCCATCTCAACCAATTTCAGACATGTAATTAATAAATTAGAATTACTTTAAACAATTTGTTTCTACCAAAAgttgaatatatatatatatatatatatatatatatatatatatatatatatatatatatatatatatatatatatatatatatatatatataggaaACACAATCAGAAAAATACAATTAGATACCTCAGGTAGGTTTACAGATATGAAAGGGAGTTAGTTCAATGTGTGTAACCAATGGTCGTTGCTACTGTGTGTGGCTTTCTCTTTGCAGGTGAAACTGTCCCCTTATGTCACTCTTACAGGCCCTTCATCATTTGCAATAATTGTATAAAAAGATCTCAAATTAAATGTAAATAATCACATAAAAGGAAAAATATAACAGAAAGAAATCATTACAATAAAAAATTGATTTCTTTACAGATTCATGTAAACAACACATCTAGAACATAAAAATAGTATTTTAATATAAAACACAGGATGATGAGAAGCCAGATACCCATCTATCTTTTTTCTTAAATGTGACATCTGCGTTTTTTTTTCTTTGAAATAAATAAACATAATCAATTTTAAATTCCTTTATTCATAATTTTTACCTTGTCTTCTTCTTTCTCCCTTTGTATCTTTCTCTGAATTTTTATTCTTTGGATTGATAACTGTTAGAGCAGTTTTGGCCGCTATTATTTTCCATGATCAATAACTATCTAAAATAAATATAAGGTGAACGGTTGGTATAAAGAGATACAGTATTTCACATTGTAATTTATTTAAGCAAACTCATTGGTAAAAAACTGCACTATTTTGTAAtcaatttatttttataattaaataaaataaagtttAAAGGGTAAAATAGGAATGAAAATAGGTCAGCTTGGGTTGTATATCAATAGGTATCTTAAATCGAGAGTGTGCAGTCCTACCACCGGGTAACAATGTTGCAGCTATACCAGATGATGCAGTTCCTAAGACAATTTCTCCTCTACTTCTTAAACTTGCAATTAATGTTCTATAAATGAATGTTTTACATGTTCCTCCTGGACCATCAACAAAAAATACCCCACTGTGTTTTTGAAGAATTACATTCATAATGGTTTTGAATGGAATCATTTGATCATTATTTAACTTAGCAACAGATTCAATATCTTCATTGGGGATATTGACCGCTAACTCCTCTTGTATGATACTTGGAATTGCATCTATGTGTATTGTATTAGGGGGGTAAAGATGGGAGATCATAATCTTCAAAAAAATTATCGTGTAGGTTTAAGAGTTCATTCAAGTCCTTCAACAACATATTACTTAAGTTTGATTCCACAATATTGTTAGTTGTTTGATAATCCTCTGCCATATGTGTAAAAAAACTCATTCCAAAGGCCTATAACATCAGTAGGTTCACAAAATGTTAAAAtcacactacgccaaataagggaaaagagggcgcttattttggcctataacagcgtttttaagcgccctctaaagtggcgctggcataggtaaagacagcgctttgttttcctggagaaagcgctgtctaaagtggccctttaagggccacattatagtgcgctttcagaaaaaagcgccctctggagtggtccataaagggacaccttagagggcgctttctggaaaaagcgccctctaaagttgtcaatgtaaagtgtttagagggcgctttcaggaaaaagcgccctctaaagttgtcaatgtaaagtgtttagagggcgctttctggacaaagcgccctctaaagttgtcaatgtaaagtgtttagagggcgcttcctacagaaagcgccctctaaagtgttagttattttaaaaaaatttgtttgaaaaacagtggatatttaattggtaacctgttcgcatgctgcaaaagtgtaaaattcatattgatttcatcctttaatccaatgttatacaccattaatccattgatatatacaacatgaatccatttatatacaacattaatcctccatatatacaacattaatatatgattctttgatcaacaatatacaacaacatattcatgatttagtaaaagtacaacaacaatatacaacatatatacaacaacagcatacaacaacaacattccatacatatatgtacaacaatatacaacctagctatatgattctttgatcaacaatgaattgacacaattcatccttcatttcatccaagtgagctcttgagtaagatttgtattcctcaaagtactacaattaagagaataaaacatattcatgatttagtaacaaattagatgaaatatccgataatattaaaataaaccctaagttattattccataccatttttgggatgtctatacgattcaacgcaatgatatctctcataaatctcaatacaaaaaatccgcaatcgaccgaattattttgctgaggacactacacagaaaaacaaacaatatatatatagttaatttcttacaaacactattataagcaaaaaacaaacactattataagcaaaaataagatacttaatatatacctgaactctgatccaggtaatgtccttcctattacgataattctttttcgatctaaattttattattgccctaacaaaataaaaacgtatattgagatcaatctgacagacataattaaatatacaaatacacacgaatatttaggggaatttcacttacgcgtcaaccgtcttcttcatactcggatatttactccaatcacccgataacgaatcgagataatacactattagtctcgaaagatccatagcaaccaacacccagtgaccactgtaaaataaaacaaaaatttagatgaatgaaaattttctacgtaaaagatatacatagattagaatgaaattattagaaagaaaatctaacccgttgccagaattaaacggtaaaaaatacaaactgggtgtagtattatcgccgaccgccatgaatctatcgactagatcattctttacggatgttggatttttcgttattaacgttgcgttgatacgggaagcagcaataaaattgaaacggttacacaattcagttccccgcatcaatgttacatacatataccttaaatagaaacataataaacattagactactcattgaaatgtgtaaataaattgttcaactaagtaaattatagattgatcggagtaccatatgtatgtatgaatgacagcgatgcccaattcgtcgtgttcaaaaagttgttgcatgtcctcctttgcaattatttcgaaatgagcagctccgaaaacaccttcatcaaaatctatactacgaatggccccgtgcataatatcggactcatccaccattttctcaagacgcatcataatttgagattttgtc is a window of Lathyrus oleraceus cultivar Zhongwan6 chromosome 6, CAAS_Psat_ZW6_1.0, whole genome shotgun sequence DNA encoding:
- the LOC127096163 gene encoding uncharacterized protein LOC127096163; amino-acid sequence: MYVTEFQKRGLPHVHMLLVLESNDKLRDPKDYDSMVREEIHQLECEPQLNEALVKHMIHRPCGVINRKSPCIKDGRCKKMHPKQFLDETRQGTDSYPEYRKRFDESISLGRDRFINNRWVVPYNSRLLLKYDCHINVEICTSIKDAIPNIIQEELAVDIPNEDIESVAKLNNDQMIAFKTIMNVIVQKHSGVFFVDGPGGTRKTFLYRALIASLRSRGEIILATASSGIAATLLLGDRTAYSRF